The following coding sequences are from one Triticum dicoccoides isolate Atlit2015 ecotype Zavitan chromosome 4A, WEW_v2.0, whole genome shotgun sequence window:
- the LOC119287306 gene encoding E3 ubiquitin-protein ligase listerin-like → MGKSKGRASSSGLAASLLPDAQGAAVPAVGFGGYHGASRVEPAALHPLPSDDPDAPARLPPDVDAQVLQHLRRLGRKDPTTKLKALSTLSVLFTQQPADQVVQIVPQWAFEYKRLLLDYNREVRRATNDTMSSLVTAVKKGLAPHLKSLMGPWWFSQFDPAAEVAQAGRRSFEAAFPQLDRRLDALMLCVKETFVYLNENLKLTTQALSDKVTPADELEDMHQRVISSSLLAMATLIDILLGVKLQSNGGESANTESKSHLKVRSATLSSAEAALSMHKYFIDFLKSKSAAIRSATYTLLTSYIKYVPHVFNEEAMKILSSTILGAFNEKDPLCHSAMWDTILVFSRKFPEAWSYCNIHKVVLNRFWHFLQNGCYGSKQASYPLIVQFLDVIPSEVATEKFAIEFLQNLWAGRNQRQLSAADSLVFFIAFKQSFLWLLKKVPRNSVGDSTDNIHNRLITNVLVKIVWHDYLQLSLSKNLDTIPGLLSEEATTDDHQLSHKSLLVQNVRLPIYYYQDLGKCIVEILDEISVAESHLLEVACESLLRDYLDIVHQGEKLSKFQDHVDQLASFFCSLDLLVVQNGRTWPLENLARPLVIHSLPTIKSMDSPSLVKLLINLVEIFGPAHLFLKYSEKNDDKSYVEPYLNVFNSHFVPWCLDGKDITCSSKIDLLLSLIQEECFFDQWCLIIKYIIAKQKRSVDDKISHTNGQFELLTLILQKVRERIAGGKLRNLQRSGSLPEHWRHDLLDAVAVSVFCDLPATDSHVHFLCAALGGSSQDDQVCFLSAEAVCKISESILKSLASVLITSTFEWTRPAHFLLLPAEHEHLKLLGEQSLSANFEMAQFAFQVFERSLFALRIHEEDSVFSHILAALFIIEWECSMALTLGEENDLEGHKEEIDAETSMCNSSGVHLGATVHSKANLAEHIHAFRQSLIPSFWNDLHSDTLNRLANILAQSVRHAVFDTRDLGIDRTAALCSEWVVDMLRLICLDHIKLQSFYDILLSEGEDWPLWVKPSLQNGHASVKIQCEPLATEEIELKHQQFVAFVDKLVLNLSFGEVILGIPRNQHCSTSSSIDVTSPVSSFSRTWVAAEMICTWKWKGGSAFSTFLPSLVQYMKTESCLEVSIMPFLLDTLLEGALMHESSNWALFNVWHLSDSEIDKIQDRFLRALVALLFTTYTKECIWRESDALVLFEKLLGSLFVSSTVNRKCLRTLPFVVSTIIKPLTEKMKSGEASSCTDLVGESILSWLNEAISCLSLSIREVTQQDTEDWMQVVLSCFPLEITGGTAKLVVKFEREISDAETSLLLTLFSRYRAFYASADPSLSSSGTSLSKTAELLGVKLTAVMVGYCCTKLGEDDWCFVFRILQKWIESSVLLVEEMTDGVNDAVINRTSAVDILENLKLIACTPEELTFTFAESALVTLCCLNHVDSLHESQTLQLIRSGEYAESNNKMMENVLSLFLASGVSEAIAGSCSEEASSIIASGRVVYLHFWELVASFIIDASPQIRGCALESMKLWGLSKDSVSGLYSILFSSEPVSHLQFAAYSLLMSEPLCEVSLVNGGNPQESDMDQQSTESTPDSEKVLCLRDELSSLIEMPTSELAKTDLIARDRVNVFVAWALLLSHLQRLPLSSSSRALLLSYVQDKISPCILDCIFQHIPLRSGSGGGASASGKKKDAELVPEAKAAAEASKDAIVTCSLLPYVESLWPVGVLEMASLAGSLYGMMIRLLPSYVRTWFTGLRDRSLSSSIESLTRAWCSPPLLLDEFCQVKESVYADETFSVSVNRSAYEIIATYKKEETGIDLVIRLPSCYPLRHVEVECTRSLGISEVKCRKWLLSLTSFVRNQNGAVAEAIRTWKSNFDKEFEGVEECPICYSILHTSNHGLPRLACKTCKHKFHGACLYKWFSTSNKSTCPLCQTPF, encoded by the exons atggGGAAGAGCAAGGGCCGGGCGTCCAGCAGCGGCCTGGCGGCGTCGCTGCTGCCCGACGCGCAGGGcgccgccgtccccgccgtcgGATTCGGGGGCTACCACGGCGCCTCCCGCGTCGAGCCCGCCGCCCTGCACCCGCTTCCCTCCGACGACCCCGACGCCCCAGCCCGCCTGCCCCCC GATGTGGACGCCCAGGTGCTGCAGCACCTCCGGAGGCTCGGCCGCAAAGATCCCACCACCAAG CTCAAGGCACTATCTACGCTCTCCGTGCTGTTTACACAGCAACCTGCCGACCAAGTCGTGCAAATTGTTCCTCAATGG GCCTTCGAGTACAAGAGGCTGCTGCTTGACTATAACAGAGAAGTTCGTCGTGCTACCAACGATACCATGTCTAGCCTAGTCACCGCAGTCAA GAAGGGCCTAGCTCCGCATCTCAAGTCTCTGATGGGTCCTTGGTGGTTTTCTCAGTTTGACCCTGCTGCTGAGGTTGCACAGGCTGGTCGTCGTTCATTCGAG GCAGCATTCCCACAATTGGACAGAAGGTTGGATGCTTTAATGCTGTGTGTGAAGGAGACGTTTGTGTACCTAAATGAGAATCTGAAATTAACAACACAAGCTTTATCTGACAAGGTTACACCGGCGGATGAATTAGAAGATATGCATCAGCGG GTAATATCATCGTCACTGTTAGCAATGGCAACTCTTATCGACATCTTACTGGGAGTAAAATTACAAAGTAATGGCGGTGAAAGTGCAAATACCGAAAGCAAGAGTCATTTAAAAGTTCGATCTGCCACATTGTCTTCTGCCGAAGCTGCACTTTCTATGCATAAATATTTTATCGATTTTCTGAAGTCAAAAAGTGCTGCTATACGGTCAGCTACATATACTCTGCTTACAAGTTATATCAAGTATGTTCCTCATGTTTTCAACGAAGAAGCCATGAAGATACTGTCTTCCACAATACTTGGCGCCTTCAATGAAAAGGACCCATTGTGTCACTCTGCTATGTGGGACACTATTCTTGTTTTTTCTAGAAAGTTTCCAGAGGCTTGGTCATATTGCAATATTCACAAGGTTGTCCTCAATCGGTTTTGGCACTTCCTACAAAATGGTTGCTATGGGTCTAAACAGGCCTCATACCCTCTAATTGTTCAGTTTTTGGATGTTATACCATCGGAAGTTGCTACAGAGAAATTTGCTATTGAGTTCTTACAAAATCTTTGGGCTGGTAGAAACCAGAGGCAGTTATCAGCTGCTGACAGTTTGGTTTTCTTCATTGCCTTCAAACAGAGCTTTTTGTGGCTTCTTAAGAAAGTACCAAG AAATTCTGTAGGAGATTCTACAGATAATATTCACAACAGGCTTATAACGAATGTTCTAGTCAAAATTGTCTGGCATGATTACCTTCAATTATCGTTATCCAAAAACCTGGACACAATTCCAGGTCTGTTGTCTGAAGAAGCAACTACTGATGATCACCAGCTATCTCATAAGTCATTGTTGGTGCAGAACGTGCGCCTTCCAATTTACTATTATCAGGACTTGGGGAAATGTATCGTTGAAATACTGGATGAGATTTCAGTTGCAGAAAGTCATTTGTTGGAAGTTGCTTGTGAGTCTCTGTTGAGGGACTATTTGGACATTGTTCACCAAGGGGAGAAGCTATCAAAATTTCAGGATCATGTAGACCAACTTGCTTCTTTCTTTTGTTCTTTGGATCTACTCGTTGTTCAGAACGGTAGGACATGGCCGCTGGAAAACTTAGCAAGACCACTGGTTATACATTCTCTGCCAACTATCAAGTCCATG GACTCCCCAAGTCTTGTTAAACTCCTAATAAATTTGGTTGAAATATTCGGGCCTGCCCACCTGTTCTTGAAATATTCTGAGAAAAACGATGATAAATCATATGTTGAGCCTTATCTGAATGTATTCAATTCCCATTTTGTCCCTTGGTGCTTGGATGGGAAGGATATCACCTGCAGCTCAAAGATTGATTTGTTGCTTTCTTTAATTCAAGAAGAGTGCTTCTTTGATCAGTGGTGTTTGATCATCAAATATATTATAGCTAAACAAAAGCGATCAGTTGATGATAAAATCTCACACACTAATGGCCAATTTGAACTGCTGACACTTATACTTCAGAAAGTCAGAGAAAGAATTGCTGGGGGAAAGCTGAGAAATTTGCAGAGAAGTGGTTCCCTGCCAGAACATTGGCGACACGATCTATTGGATGCTGTTGCAGTTTCTGTCTTCTGTGATCTACCCGCTACAGATTCTCATGTACATTTTCTATG tgCTGCACTTGGTGGCTCCAGTCAAGATGATCAAGTTTGTTTTCTTTCTGCTGAGGCTGTTTGCAAAATTAGTGAATCCATTTTGAAGTCTTTGGCGTCGGTACTCATCACATCAACTTTTGAATGGACAAGGCCTGCACATTTTCTGTTGTTGCCAGCGGAACATGAGCATTTGAAGCTTCTAGGAGAACAGTCCTTGTCGGCAAACTTTGAGATGGCTCAGTTCGCTTTTCAAGTTTTTGAGCGTAGCTTGTTTGCGCTAAGGATACATGAGGAAGATTCAGTTTTCTCTCATATTCTGGCGGCTTTGTTTATCATCGAATGGGAATGCAGCATGGCTTTAACTCTTGGAGAAGAGAATGATTTGGAAGGTCACAAGGAAGAAATTGATGCTGAGACTTCGATGTGCAACAGTTCAGGTGTTCATTTGGGTGCTACAGTGCATTCGAAGGCTAACCTTGCAGAACATATACATGCTTTCCGCCAAAGCTTAATTCCATCCTTTTGGAATGACCTTCATTCAGACACTTTGAATAGGCTGGCTAATATTCTAGCACAGTCTGTCAGGCATGCTGTATTTGATACAAGAGACTTAGGTATTGATAGGACAGCAGCCTTATGTTCTGAGTGGGTGGTGGACATGTTGAGACTCATCTGTCTTGACCACATAAAGCTGCAAAGTTTTTATGATATTTTGTTATCCGAGGGAGAAGATTGGCCGCTCTGGGTCAAGCCTTCTTTACAGAATGGCCATGCATCAGTGAAGATCCAATGTGAACCGCTTGCTACAGAAGAAATT GAACTGAAACATCAGCAGTTCGTTGCTTTTGTTGACAAGCTTGTCCTAAACCTTAGCTTTGGTGAAGTGATTCTAGGGATTCCAAGAAATCAGcattgtagcacatcatcatcgatTGATGTTACTTCACCTGTTTCTTCCTTCTCCAGAACATGGGTTGCTGCTGAGATGATCTGCACCTGGAAGTGGAAAGGGGGAAGTGCATTTAGCACATTCTTACCTTCTCTGGTTCAGTACATGAAAACAGAGTCATGTCTTGAGGTCAGCATCATGCCCTTTTTGCTTGACACGTTGCTAGAAGGGGCCCTGATGCACGAGAGTAGTAACTGGGCACTGTTCAATGTTTGGCATCTGTCTGACAGTGAGATTGACAAAATTCAAGATCGTTTTCTCCGTGCTCTTGTGGCTTTGTTATTTACCACTTACACAAAGGAATGTATTTGGAGAGAATCCGATGCGCTTGTACTTTTTGAAAAGCTACTGGGTAGTCTTTTTGTCAGTTCAACAGTGAATAGAAAATGTTTAAGGACTCTTCCCTTCGTCGTGAGTACAATCATCAAGCCCTTGACAGAAAAAATGAAGTCGGGTGAAGCTTCTTCGTGCACTGATTTGGTGGGAGAAAGCATATTGAGTTGGCTTAATGAAGCCATCTCTTGTCTGTCATTGAGCATAAGGGAAGTAACACAACAAG ATACTGAGGATTGGATGCAAGTGGTGTTATCTTGCTTCCCGTTGGAGATAACTGGAGGAACAGCGAAACTGGTAGTTAAGTTTGAACGTGAGATCAGCGATGCAGAAACATCATTACTGCTTACTCTGTTTTCGAGGTACCGGGCTTTCTATGCTAGCGCAGATCCATCATTGTCTTCTAGTGGAACTAGCCTGTCGAAAACTGCTGAACTTTTGGGAGTGAAACTAACAGCGGTTATGGTTGGTTATTGCTGTACAAAACTTGGTGAAGATGATTGGTGCTTTGTGTTCCGTATTCTACAAAAGTGGATTGAATCGTCTGTTTTACTTGTTGAAGAAATGACAGATGGCGTGAATGATGCTGTAATAAACCGGACATCCGCTGTGGATATTTTGGAGAATCTTAAACTGATAGCTTGCACTCCAGAGGAGCTAACATTTACTTTTGCTGAATCTGCTCTGGTTACATTGTGTTGCCTCAACCATGTTGACAGTCTCCATGAATCCCAAACTCTGCAGCTTATTAGATCAGGGGAGTATGCAGAGAGTAACAACAAGATGATGGAGAATGTCCTCAGTTTGTTCTTGGCTTCTGGTGTTTCAGAGGCAATTGCGGGATCTTGTAGTGAAGAGGCTTCATCCATCATAGCTTCTGGCCGTGTGGTTTATCTGCATTTTTGGGAACTAGTGGCATCATTCATCATCGATGCTTCACCACAGATTAGAGGATGTGCACTGGAGTCCATGAAACTGTGGGGACTAAGCAAGGATTCAGTCAGTGGGCTATATTCAATTCTTTTCTCCTCAGAGCCAGTATCCCATCTACAGTTTGCAGCTTACTCCCTACTTATGTCTGAACCCCTCTGTGAAGTTTCACTAGTCAATGGAGGAAACCCTCAGGAGTCTGACATGGATCAACAAAGTACTGAGTCGACGCCAGATTCAGAGAAGGTCCTATGCCTCAGGGATGAACTCTCATCCTTGATTGAGATGCCTACTTCTGAACTTGCCAAAACAGATCTGATTGCACGAGACAGG GTTAATGTGTTTGTTGCCTGGGCATTGCTGTTATCGCACCTGCAGCGATTGCCGTTATCATCCAGTAGCAGGGCATTGCTGTTATCATATGTACAAGATAAGATTAGTCCGTGCATATTGGATTGCATTTTCCAGCATATCCCATTAAGGAGTGGGAGTGGCGGTGGTGCTAGTGCTAGCGGGAAGAAGAAAGATGCTGAACTGGTGCCTGAAGCAAAAGCTGCCGCGGAGGCTTCCAAGGATGCCATCGTAACATGCTCACTGCTGCCATATGTGGAATCCCTTTGGCCTGTTGGGGTTTTGGAGATGGCCTCACTGGCAGGATCATTGTATGGGATGATGATTAGACTGCTGCCTTCGTATGTGCGCACGTGGTTTACTGGCTTGAGAGATCGTTCACTGTCATCATCCATTGAGTCCTTGACTAGAGCATGGTGCAGTCCTCCGCTTCTACTAGACGAGTTTTGTCAG GTCAAGGAGTCTGTTTATGCTGATGAAACATTCTCGGTGAGCGTGAACCGGTCGGCGTATGAGATCATTGCTACGTACAAGAAGGAAGAAACAGGGATTGATCTTGTGATACGGCTTCCGAGCTGTTACCCGCTGCGGCATGTGGAGGTTGAATGCACGAGAAGCCTGGGCATCAGTGAGGTCAAGTGCAGGAAATGGCTGCTGTCGCTGACGTCGTTTGTGCGCAACCAGAATGGCGCGGTGGCGGAGGCGATCCGGACATGGAAGAGCAACTTCGACAAGGAGTTTGAGGGGGTGGAGGAGTGCCCCATCTGCTACAGCATCCTGCACACGAGCAACCACGGGCTGCCGCGGCTGGCGTGCAAGACGTGCAAGCACAAGTTCCACGGCGCCTGCCTCTACAAGTGGTTCTCCACCTCCAACAAGTCCACATGCCCGCTGTGCCAGACCCCCTTTTAG